atgctgaaaatattttcttgttgtgtgataatatgagtgccattaatatttctaaaaattcagTTTTGCACTCTATGACTAaacatattgaagtgaaatttcactcaataagagaacatgttcaaaaagggatattagcattcaatttgttaaatcagagGAGCAATTATCTGATATTTTCACTAAACCGCTAGCTGAGGACAGATTTTGCATGCTTAGGACTAGTCTAGGGATTTTAAACCATGATTCATTGTTTGAAAATTGCTGAGGTGTTTGTTGGAGTTTTTATCTTATAAACAGGTATGAGAAAATTCTGGGCAAATGAAGAACCCTCTCTCTAAACAGTGATCTCAGGCCTTATTGCAAATGCAAAGTCATTTGGGCCAACCTCAAAAATAAGATCATTAGTAGTCCAACATGTTTCTTTAAACCCAACCATCTCTGGGCCCAATATGAATGCTATATGATTTTTTGTTGGcttatttgttttagtttttttctttttgtctttaaGCCCAAaggtttcaaattttaaaatttaatttcctttctgattttaaataaaataaaatctttatctttatgatGTCAAGTCCCTTCAAGTCAAATCAAaggtgatgcagttgcatggtttAAGAAAATTTcttttgggtacggttaccaatacttcttcttctccctccatAACTCCTCCAACCCTTCGGTTTCTCCCCACTACCTTTACTGCTTATCTTCCTTCAAAAATCTGAAACCAACCAAATGAGGAAGAAAACCATATCTCAAAAGCCTCCTCGTGGAAAAATCTTCAAGCTTCCTGCAAAGCAAAAACCTTCCACTCGCTCTCAAGACCGAACCTTCACTCCTTCTCCCTCTCCTCCTACCTCACCTCCTCGGTCTGATCCCATGACTCGCACTAAAAACCCATCAAGGTTTCCTCCTTCAGCCAAGCAGACGCCACCACCGAAGGAACCTCCATCTAAACCTGGTTCGTCGAAGCCGAGTTCATCGAAAGGGAAATGCCCAGCTGCAACCGAACCTTCCTCTGAGCCCACTCAACCTAAGATAATGTCTGTTCCCTTGCGTTCTCAGAGAGGAAAACCTTGACTCCCTCTTAATTAGTTAGAGAACCAGATATTGATCCCTTTGCACATAAATCCCATTTCATGACATCTCACTCCAACTATAACCCTTATAGATTTAAGTCTGCCATGAATAATGACTTTTATGAAGGAGTTATTAAGTACTGTACCCTGTGTCCCTCTTTTCTTGCTGATTTaccaaatttgaaaaagaaaggttttccttttgttaaaaatttagaatttctgGACTAGAATCATCTCTTTTACATCAAAAATCCTGTTTACCCACTTTTGGTCAAAGAGTTTTATGCTAACATGACATATCATGAGGGAAGTGTGCATTCTTATGTCAATGGCCGAGACAttgttttaaataataaaacaatcaGTAATTCATTGAAATATAATGATGTTGGAGCTTGTGCTTATGCTTCTGTTAagtgtgatgaagaagttgGTATCTCTTTCAATGATGCTTTGCCTCATATCTGTGAACATGTTTCTCTAATTGATGGCATCACTCCTACTCATAAAGCCCTGGGTTATGAACGTACTCAGTTTCACCGTATTGTTAATCACATGATACTTCCTAAGAGTGGTTTATATCAAAGGGTATCTTATACTGTCACTCTTGTTTTGTATGCCCTACTCACTAAAACagaaatttctttttcttatttgatgGTTAGATACATGTTTGACTCTGTTAGAAGTGAGAAAGATAAAGCCATTCCTTATAGCATATTTTTAACTTGTATTTTTGAGCATTTTGGTGTTGACTTGTCTAATGAGGATTATGAAAATAGACATTCATATCTAAAAGGGAGTGGTTCAGTGAAACAGCATAAAGGACCTACTCGCTTTGAGAGGGTGGTTctagatgatgaagatgatgagttCATTCCTGAGgattctcctcctccttctacTGAAGGCACTTCCATCTCCATAGGACAAAAATATGCTCTATTTAATGTTGTTCGAGATGTAGTCCAAGAGTTTGTCTTGCAATCCAATCATATGATTGCCATGAGTAAGGAACAAAGAAAGCTAGCAAGCAAGCATGAGAATTTCCTCCGAAAATCAAGAGATAGAGTGGTTATCTTCATGAAGTTCATTGACAATCTTCAACAAGATGAAGATCATGCCACTGATGCTGAGAAGGAAGCTAATTCAGAGGGAACTAGTTCAGATGCCTAGATTTGTCTTATGATGCTGCTGTTGTCTGCTCActtttgtctcatgaaaactATTTCTTTTGTCACTTTTGAACTTCTTTCCGTTATTTCGGGTTACTGTAATACTTTAACTACTACTGCATTTACTTTAAACTAATTTGGTGTTTTTAGACCGTGCATTAAGACTTTCTTGCAGGTTTTAAGGTGCGAATTTTATTTGATCTTGCCTACTTTCCACcgttgatgacaaaagggggagtagTAGCATGTTGTGAATTTTTAGTAGCTGTGCTGTGCATATTTGCTGTGATTTTTTACTGCTACTATTATTCTTTTTGCATGAGAATTTGATTTGCAAATCTTGCTACTGCTGTGAGTTTTTGGCATAAGATTTGGAACTTGCTTTTATGTTATGTTGATGTTAGTCTTAATGCTCTGTTTTGGTTAAAGCATGATCAATTTCTAAAATGGTCTTTTTTGTTAAAAGTGATGACATGACATGTTGAATACAGGGCTGGATTTGTGTTGCTAGTTGTTTAAACTCTCTTAGTCAAGTTGAATTATGTGTAGCTCTTTATTGTGCTCTCTATAAGTATAATGTAAACAGGAACAAAAAGGAGAGCATAAATCTAGGGGGAGCTACTCTTGAAAAGGAAAAGGGGAGCAACACAAAAGCAAGTAACATCATTCACATGGAAGTTTCTTAActttattaaaattcaatttcttttgattaatgtttaattatgtttgtcatcaagggggagattgttgatataagaaattaaataatattattgatgatgacaaatattAGATTATTGGGCTAACTACCCAATTAGTTTTGATTCTTTTGGTTGAGTGATGCAGgccaaaattaatatataacagCAGCCCAATACGAATCAAGCTGAATCTATTCTAGTGTGCCacaaaaataatagaagccCAAAGGTGATGAATAGAAAGCAAATGGGCTGAACTTGAAAAGAACCCAACCCAAGCCCGATTTAATATCACTCAAAGCTGATTCCTCTAATTTGCTTTCACCAAAAGCAACGTTCACCTTTTTTCCTCTTGGTCAGAAATAAGAGAAGTGAGAGAGAGCTTAGTTCCTAAGCTATTCacataagaagaaagaaagagaaggttaaACAAGAAAGGTTGAGGTCTAATAaaccaaatcaaaccaaatcaagctaaGGCAGAGGTCAAAGGTAATAGATTTTCTCTTGCATGCATATTGCTTTATTCTCCTCTTCCCTAACTCTCTGCCAATACGAATTGGGACACATGGAGAAGATGATCTATGTTCTACATTGCTGTGCATCTACGATTAAGTGTGTCTTGGAGACCAAGTAGTGTTTCAATGGCTAAGATCTGGGtttaccattaaaaatatttatttctgcTGTCCTGTGGCTTTCGGTCAACAAAGGAGGTCAGAACCAAAGTTCCTAGTTTGAGGAAAAATGGAAGACAGTGAAAAAGGTGAGTTGGTAAAGCACACAGTTCAAGGATTGACCTAGGATGGAGCAActcagcaacatgcaaggagatacaaAAGAAGATTTCTAATCATTCATAAGCcaaggagagataaccagtGTTTTGAGCTTTATGTTCTGAGAAGAGTTCTTTGAAAAAGTTCATGAATCTGGACAATGCTTCCTAGTCAAAGGAGCATTCCGCCAGAATGAGGAACTAAATTAGAGGCAAGCAAATCTGGTTTATCAtatagcaaagaggctgttgaagtatcaatctccttcatgttttacagatattaatttacttttcaatgtttatctttctgtaatttattGAGGTAAAAGGCTGAATGAGTGAGTCATTGAAAGAGCCTAAGAGTAGAAAGAGATAGAGAGATACACATGAGTGAAAAGTCTAGAgttatttcagatttctttaggttgagtcggtatcttgtatcttgtacctgtgaggtatccctttcttagttgggttagcactaagagtgaagagttaggtattagtATACCtaagtcaagttaggttagaacttgagtatgaaaggattgtgtcaatcctgtgAAATTAGTGTACataatactttaactatagtaAAAATTTTACCACTATTGTGGTGGAAACTGGACGTAGGATTCGTTGCACatggcaaccgaaccaggatacatgatggtgtcagcttctctcttccctgctctgttctgttttctgatattcatgagacaaaataaaattgtctcataaattttttgctgctgagttcaaacagattcAGATTGCAAGTTTGTTTTAAAAgggttattttattaaagcaaaagaaggtcatagattcaatcccccttctctaagccttctaCAACCTTCAAAGGATGTGAATTCCAATCCTCCATTCTACCTTTTAAATAACAAATGATAACATCATTTGAACTAGCATTATCAATTATGATGCTAAAGACTTTACTTATTTTccaaattaaaagatattttttttatcttcctaCCAATTGTTTCATCTTTATGATTCTTGATAAGACAAAAGTTAAGAATTCTCTTTTGCATCTTTCAATCTTGATCAATAAAATGTACAGTGAGGCAAAGATAATTTAGATTGTGTACAGAAGTTCAACAATTAGTGGTCAAACACACactttgatttgaatttttaaagacaCTATTTAACTTATGTTTTTCATTCATGAACAAGTTCCAACAATCCCTAACAACTGATATCCTACCCAGAATATGGAGTTTTGACTGCAAAACactcataaaataacaatatgGTGAGATTGAGTGAGAGTGAAGAGTGAAGAGATCGAAGGGTTCTTTAGATTAGGGTTTGTGTATGTTTGGGAGAAGGGGAATGAAGTGTGTGCAGCGCTGTGGGAAAAGGTAAGGGAGTAGAGTAACTGAGTAagggtattattattattattattattattattattattattattattattattattattattattattatatgcgGTTCGATTTGGTTCGATTGTGCAGAGTAGAATCGCAAACTGAACTGAACCACAATAAAATCGAtccaaaactcaaaaaatatccaaaattgagtggtttgttttgatttttggtttgaATCGGtccaattttatgatttttttggaccAGTTTAGATCTGAACACCCTTACTCTTCACTGTTAACTTTTGACACAGTTTCTTATTAAATTGTTATACAAGTGAAAATTTTGAGTTTGGTTTATGGTACAacgaattatataaatttaaaataaaaaatgttattgatacaccaaaatcagtcactaatgcatttgtgtataaatatatatggtttaatttatttttaatgtgtatttaaattttaatatgtattttatactagtaactaactttaaagactaattttaatgtacatatAACATAgtctaaatattttaattaagttaacttaattaataaatatattgtcattttataaattattttcttatataaacggtatatgtatattttttggtgactaaacgATATATGTATATACCTATTTAGTTGTCAATACCACATGAAATCATTTTTAGAACTATTATAAGCCTTTTATAAAGTTTGAAAATTGTTATTGAACACATTACATTTGCAACGATTATTTTAGAACTATTTTGTTGTAAGTATTTTTATAAACGGTGATTTTTGTCGATACCCAACTAATTTGAGGGTATTACATACCCTTCTTATATATTCCAATTAATTGGTGACAAGTGTATTCATTAATTTCAATCAgtaaatgaatttttaatttttaaaaattaaaaataataaatttaatacatgtattaaatactttatatatacatatcttaATACACTGTACATACGTTTAACTTTGGTTAAATCAAATCACCATACGTGGtaaatcttaaataaattatttaaaagaaaaaaaaaaaaaagaattataattGGGCCGTTGCATATGCTGCTagagaaagagggaagaacataGAAGTCTAATCTTTTTCATCTAATTtcgtcttcttctcttttctataTTCACAGAAAAAATTTGTTTTCGTCTTCTTTCCTCTCCTTCACTCTCAGGATATACCTTCTTTTTCCTCCTTCTAATCTTCGAAAGTTATCGATCTGGTTGATGTAACCGAGAACAATACATCGTTCTTCATTTCAAAGTCGTCAATTTTATTGTTGGAACCCAGAACAATCGATCTTCTTTTTACCGTAGCAATactatttcaattttattcagTAGCAATACTATTTC
This portion of the Arachis duranensis cultivar V14167 chromosome 6, aradu.V14167.gnm2.J7QH, whole genome shotgun sequence genome encodes:
- the LOC107494554 gene encoding extensin-like, whose translation is MRKKTISQKPPRGKIFKLPAKQKPSTRSQDRTFTPSPSPPTSPPRSDPMTRTKNPSRFPPSAKQTPPPKEPPSKPGSSKPSSSKGKCPAATEPSSEPTQPKIMSVPLRSQRGKP